A DNA window from Candidatus Peregrinibacteria bacterium contains the following coding sequences:
- a CDS encoding thioredoxin family protein, with protein MPSSYRAQPEIQDDLNGNNQVEAPIDAVRIATDILDAFLSAKTLEDKQLVYDNLARYTPDQLCRIEEELKTMKKIEMGKVDLLLLKLDILEGEILEMMPEYPVSKKIAVIINGDNIEDKHIENVKSAIKTLQGIGFDEIFVAHSGNLEEFQGIIQFDGTKSGVDKLFSQLDPSLQKDALVFLYTTGHGDGGAERESTIYLQGDNLRQSELLEYLKPIKNKGARLIASFDQCYSGNFPKAIINSGIEGIALSPGVEGVETACQFFAPYFFAALSEGRDMNNDGLTTIQEAFFAAMAIYNTSLGIQEHGEIARSTTELTEENYEKMMRSGKATVIEIGATWCGPCKLFAQEVHEVWGMVGEQVNFLTITMDQFPEESDSLIAKMKVEKPKRIPTVYITTDGGATFMPFVGRESSDIAMELKNVAGIEVNNDFLINKIHEAVPSKTREEITEMVEYGITSIDVIALMMNDFELFKKAMPSYSNPYFSTQDKAMLYLSKVSPETANGYAERFNIYVIAGFVGEGISPEQANGYAERFDVYDIVKLVKAGISNEEVLKYDKSFLSYDIVELVKAGISSEQANGYGQRFPGYGIVELVKAGIS; from the coding sequence ATGCCTTCTTCTTATAGAGCACAACCGGAAATTCAAGATGATTTAAATGGGAATAATCAGGTGGAAGCCCCTATAGATGCTGTACGAATTGCAACAGATATTCTGGACGCTTTTTTATCCGCTAAAACCTTAGAAGATAAGCAGTTGGTTTATGACAACCTAGCGAGATACACGCCGGACCAACTTTGTCGTATAGAAGAGGAATTAAAAACAATGAAAAAGATTGAAATGGGAAAGGTGGATTTATTGCTTTTGAAGCTTGATATTTTGGAAGGAGAAATCTTGGAAATGATGCCGGAGTATCCGGTGAGTAAAAAAATAGCCGTAATTATAAATGGTGATAATATTGAAGATAAGCATATTGAAAATGTAAAATCTGCTATTAAAACCTTACAAGGGATCGGGTTCGATGAGATATTTGTCGCTCACTCCGGAAACCTGGAAGAATTCCAAGGAATTATTCAATTTGATGGTACGAAAAGCGGAGTCGATAAACTTTTTTCACAATTAGACCCATCTTTGCAAAAAGATGCATTGGTGTTTTTGTATACAACCGGACATGGAGATGGTGGGGCGGAGCGTGAGTCGACAATATATTTGCAGGGTGATAATCTAAGGCAAAGTGAGCTTTTGGAGTACTTGAAACCTATAAAAAACAAAGGCGCTCGATTAATCGCTAGTTTTGATCAATGCTATAGCGGAAATTTTCCGAAGGCTATTATCAATTCAGGCATCGAGGGAATTGCTCTTTCTCCCGGAGTGGAGGGGGTGGAAACGGCTTGCCAATTTTTTGCTCCTTATTTTTTTGCCGCTCTCAGTGAAGGAAGGGATATGAACAACGACGGATTGACGACAATACAAGAGGCGTTTTTTGCCGCTATGGCTATTTATAATACAAGTCTTGGTATTCAAGAACATGGGGAAATTGCAAGAAGTACCACTGAATTAACAGAAGAAAATTATGAAAAAATGATGAGATCCGGTAAGGCTACCGTAATAGAAATTGGAGCGACTTGGTGCGGACCTTGTAAGCTTTTTGCACAAGAGGTTCATGAAGTATGGGGTATGGTTGGTGAGCAGGTTAATTTTCTCACGATAACGATGGATCAATTTCCGGAAGAGTCTGATTCTCTTATTGCAAAAATGAAGGTGGAAAAACCGAAAAGAATACCCACCGTATATATTACAACCGATGGCGGTGCGACATTCATGCCATTCGTAGGAAGGGAAAGCTCAGATATCGCTATGGAATTAAAAAATGTTGCAGGCATAGAGGTGAATAATGACTTTCTGATAAATAAAATTCATGAGGCTGTGCCCTCGAAAACAAGGGAGGAGATAACCGAGATGGTGGAATATGGGATTACATCCATTGATGTTATTGCGTTGATGATGAATGATTTTGAACTCTTTAAGAAGGCTATGCCTTCATATTCAAACCCTTATTTTTCCACTCAAGATAAAGCGATGCTATATTTGAGTAAAGTGTCTCCCGAGACAGCCAATGGATATGCTGAGCGATTCAACATATACGTTATCGCTGGATTTGTAGGGGAGGGGATAAGTCCTGAACAAGCGAATGGATACGCCGAGCGATTTGACGTATATGATATTGTTAAGTTGGTAAAGGCGGGGATAAGTAACGAGGAGGTGTTGAAATATGATAAGAGCTTTCTCAGCTATGATATTGTTGAGTTGGTAAAGGCGGGGATAAGTTCTGAACAAGCGAATGGATATGGTCAGAGATTTCCCGGCTATGGGATTGTTGAGTTGGTAAAGGCTGGGATAAGT
- a CDS encoding U32 family peptidase, with translation MELELLLPGGSLEKTKIAFQYGADAVYVGVPMLSLRARENQFNLDDLKEATELAHSLGKKIYFTVNIFPHNVKIDLLEKVLGKMAALKPDAFIMADPGVIMFAQKYAPEIPIHLSVQANNVNWASAKFWHEQGVERVIVSREISLSEIKQIKEHNPNLEIEAFVHGAICMAYSGRCLLSNYFSYRDANQGTCAHSCRWEYKVYEAKPNSGVYKPENYEEMEGNYYLEEIKRPGEYLLVDEDEFGTYIMNSRDLCAIEYLQNLIDAGVISFKVEGRSKSVYYVASVAKTYRKALDNIKAGKPFDKNLLDDLAKTANRGFIPGFLVENPKEAAQYYEKNLPYQTHVFSGVVREDSDVSRQMFEEKTGEKLNKDEYVYIVEIRNRIDDHSNIEIMTPTDEYAMTIDGLWNIPGSHNSHKKFEKVESVHGGDGLALIKLNIPNLPVHTMLRQKIQAND, from the coding sequence ATGGAACTTGAATTATTATTACCTGGTGGGAGTTTGGAGAAGACGAAAATTGCATTTCAGTATGGAGCCGATGCAGTATATGTTGGAGTGCCTATGTTGTCATTGCGTGCTCGTGAAAACCAATTTAATTTGGATGATTTGAAAGAGGCGACAGAACTCGCACATTCTTTAGGAAAGAAAATTTATTTCACGGTTAATATTTTTCCTCATAACGTGAAGATTGATTTACTTGAAAAAGTTTTGGGAAAAATGGCCGCCCTCAAACCTGATGCATTCATTATGGCAGACCCGGGAGTTATCATGTTTGCTCAGAAATATGCTCCGGAGATTCCAATCCATCTTTCTGTTCAGGCGAATAATGTCAATTGGGCTTCTGCGAAATTTTGGCATGAGCAGGGGGTCGAGCGTGTTATAGTTTCTCGTGAAATTTCATTGAGCGAGATCAAACAAATCAAAGAACACAATCCGAATCTTGAGATTGAAGCATTTGTGCATGGTGCTATTTGTATGGCGTATAGTGGCAGATGTTTGCTTTCAAATTACTTTTCATATCGTGATGCCAATCAAGGGACATGTGCTCATAGCTGTCGCTGGGAGTACAAAGTATATGAGGCGAAACCAAACTCAGGTGTATATAAGCCAGAGAATTATGAGGAGATGGAAGGTAATTATTATCTTGAAGAAATTAAACGTCCCGGTGAATATTTACTTGTGGATGAGGATGAATTTGGTACATATATTATGAATTCTCGGGATTTGTGCGCGATTGAATATTTGCAAAATCTGATCGATGCCGGAGTGATAAGTTTTAAAGTTGAGGGTAGGTCGAAGAGCGTGTATTACGTTGCATCAGTCGCAAAAACATACAGAAAGGCTCTTGATAATATCAAGGCCGGAAAACCTTTTGATAAAAATCTTCTTGATGATTTGGCGAAGACTGCAAATCGTGGATTTATCCCCGGGTTCTTGGTTGAAAATCCAAAAGAGGCGGCTCAATATTATGAGAAAAATTTACCATATCAAACGCATGTTTTCTCTGGGGTTGTTCGTGAAGATTCAGATGTGAGCCGCCAAATGTTTGAAGAAAAAACAGGCGAGAAATTAAATAAAGATGAGTATGTGTACATCGTTGAAATTCGTAATAGAATTGATGATCATTCTAATATAGAAATTATGACTCCAACTGATGAATATGCTATGACGATAGATGGCCTTTGGAATATTCCAGGTAGTCATAATAGTCATAAGAAGTTTGAAAAAGTTGAATCTGTGCATGGTGGCGATGGACTTGCTTTGATCAAATTGAATATTCCAAATCTTCCGGTTCACACCATGCTTCGTCAGAAAATCCAGGCCAATGATTAA
- a CDS encoding rhodanese-related sulfurtransferase, which translates to MKAKRIEISGQMVNPNGLKNKVNKEELKRRLMGEPFKRTTLSMYRYVNIENVEDLRHELFVEWSDLGVFGRIYLAKEGFNAQLSVPENNFEAFKKNLEMRPDFFKDLRLNIAIEDDGKSFYKLDIKVKNKVVADGLNDGAFDTTNVGIHLDAGQWNSMMEEEDVVIVDMRNHYESEVGHFEGAITPDCDTFAEELPMVVDELKSQKDKKVMLYCTGGIRCEKASAYLKSEGFEKVHQLNGGIINYKRQIESQGLPSKFKGKNFVFDDRLSERITDDILSNCHQCELPCDEHTNCLNDDCHLLFIQCDDCAQKYEGCCTPKCMEIAALPEDEQRALRQGEAKDGDCQSVYKSRLRPKLNEILKTF; encoded by the coding sequence ATGAAGGCAAAAAGGATAGAGATTAGTGGACAAATGGTGAATCCAAATGGACTTAAGAACAAAGTCAATAAGGAGGAGCTTAAGAGGCGTCTTATGGGTGAGCCGTTTAAAAGAACTACACTTTCGATGTATAGATATGTGAATATTGAAAATGTTGAAGATCTCCGGCACGAGCTTTTTGTCGAGTGGTCGGATCTCGGTGTTTTTGGTCGAATTTATTTGGCTAAAGAAGGTTTCAATGCTCAACTTTCTGTACCTGAGAATAATTTTGAAGCTTTTAAAAAGAATCTTGAAATGCGACCTGATTTTTTTAAAGATCTTCGACTAAATATTGCAATTGAGGATGATGGAAAATCTTTTTACAAACTTGATATTAAGGTAAAAAATAAAGTAGTTGCTGATGGACTCAATGATGGAGCTTTTGATACGACGAATGTTGGTATTCATTTGGATGCGGGTCAGTGGAATTCTATGATGGAAGAAGAAGATGTTGTCATTGTGGATATGCGTAATCATTACGAATCAGAAGTTGGTCATTTTGAAGGAGCAATCACTCCTGACTGTGATACATTTGCAGAAGAATTGCCGATGGTAGTTGATGAGCTTAAAAGTCAAAAAGATAAAAAAGTTATGTTGTATTGCACTGGTGGAATTCGTTGTGAAAAAGCATCTGCTTATCTCAAATCAGAAGGGTTTGAAAAAGTACACCAACTGAATGGTGGAATTATTAATTACAAAAGACAAATCGAATCACAAGGTTTGCCATCTAAATTTAAAGGTAAGAATTTTGTATTTGATGATAGGCTTTCTGAGAGAATTACAGATGATATTTTGAGTAATTGTCATCAGTGTGAATTGCCATGTGACGAACATACAAATTGTTTGAATGATGATTGTCATTTGTTGTTTATTCAATGTGATGATTGTGCGCAGAAGTATGAGGGATGTTGCACCCCTAAATGTATGGAGATCGCTGCATTACCTGAAGATGAGCAAAGAGCTCTTCGTCAAGGTGAGGCAAAAGATGGCGATTGTCAGTCTGTTTATAAAAGTCGTCTTAGACCAAAATTAAATGAAATTTTAAAAACATTTTAA
- the pyrF gene encoding orotidine-5'-phosphate decarboxylase, which produces MTHDDDDFIQAIPEEGPGDPGGLGGFVTGVEMDIEIVSDVEDEDDVEVKFENLKIESFADKLNRAIDKKGSCICVGLDPRLSQIPACIVDPITAKFGFTPEAASKALLEFNRGIIDAVCDLVPIVKPQIAFYEQYGFFGYLAFEETCRYAKSKGLMVIADVKRSDIGTTAQAYANYFLGEVEMFDDSIKLLDVDAVTVNPYMGYDSVKPFIDTARKFGKGVFILVKTSNPSSGDIQDRFVDGGNPVYEMVAQFTESWGSQEIGKSGYSSVGAVVGATYPAEAAKLRKLMPETIFLVPGYGAQGGSAAEVAPCFNKDGRGAIINSSRGIIFAYEKVDGPKDGSHFEAAAHNAVLEMKKDLNSIF; this is translated from the coding sequence ATGACACACGATGATGATGATTTTATACAGGCTATTCCTGAAGAAGGGCCGGGGGATCCGGGTGGGCTTGGCGGCTTTGTCACAGGGGTTGAGATGGATATAGAGATAGTAAGTGATGTTGAGGATGAGGATGATGTTGAAGTGAAGTTTGAGAATTTGAAAATCGAAAGTTTTGCGGACAAATTGAACAGAGCGATTGATAAAAAAGGTTCATGTATTTGTGTGGGGCTTGATCCACGCCTTTCGCAAATTCCTGCATGTATAGTTGATCCGATTACGGCAAAATTTGGGTTTACTCCAGAGGCCGCATCGAAGGCATTGCTTGAATTTAATCGTGGAATTATAGATGCGGTTTGTGATCTAGTGCCGATTGTGAAGCCACAGATAGCTTTTTATGAACAGTATGGATTTTTTGGATATTTGGCTTTTGAAGAAACTTGTCGTTATGCCAAGTCCAAGGGGCTCATGGTCATTGCGGATGTGAAGAGATCCGATATAGGTACGACAGCACAGGCCTACGCGAATTACTTTTTGGGAGAAGTGGAAATGTTTGATGATTCGATAAAACTTCTCGATGTGGATGCCGTGACGGTAAATCCATACATGGGTTACGATTCGGTGAAACCGTTTATAGACACTGCTAGGAAATTTGGAAAAGGAGTTTTTATACTTGTAAAAACTTCAAATCCGTCGAGTGGAGATATACAAGACCGCTTTGTTGATGGTGGTAATCCTGTATATGAAATGGTTGCACAATTTACAGAAAGTTGGGGCTCACAGGAAATTGGAAAGTCCGGGTACTCGAGTGTTGGCGCCGTAGTTGGGGCGACATATCCGGCTGAAGCGGCCAAGCTCAGAAAACTTATGCCAGAGACTATTTTCTTGGTACCAGGTTACGGCGCACAAGGCGGTAGCGCCGCCGAAGTCGCTCCATGTTTTAACAAGGATGGTCGCGGCGCCATAATCAATTCTTCTCGTGGAATTATTTTTGCATACGAAAAAGTAGATGGTCCGAAGGATGGTTCTCACTTCGAAGCCGCCGCTCACAATGCAGTTCTTGAAATGAAAAAAGATCTCAACTCGATTTTTTAG
- the pyrE gene encoding orotate phosphoribosyltransferase: protein MNEEKIDYAREVAKALLEIGAVRLKPSDPFTWTSGLKSPIYCDNRMLISHPEAYELVVDAFVDIIENTENLDFEYLAGTATAGIPWAAFLAYDIAMPMVYVRSKPKEHGAAKMIEGDLPDGSHVIVVEDLISTGGSSIVTVNALREEGSCTVTDVLAIFSYNFAKASTRFKESNVNAYTVTNIQTLTDVAVEMGKITKEEQEMVLSFTRDAEAWQAQWA, encoded by the coding sequence ATGAACGAAGAAAAAATAGATTACGCTCGAGAAGTTGCAAAAGCTTTGCTTGAGATAGGTGCTGTTCGATTGAAACCAAGTGATCCCTTCACTTGGACATCCGGTCTTAAGTCTCCGATTTATTGTGACAATCGAATGTTAATTTCTCATCCGGAAGCTTATGAATTGGTCGTTGATGCATTTGTGGATATTATTGAAAATACTGAGAATCTTGATTTTGAGTATTTAGCTGGAACAGCTACAGCCGGAATTCCTTGGGCTGCATTTTTGGCTTACGATATCGCAATGCCGATGGTATATGTTCGTTCAAAACCAAAAGAGCATGGTGCGGCAAAAATGATAGAAGGTGATTTGCCAGATGGAAGTCATGTAATTGTAGTGGAAGATTTGATCTCAACCGGAGGGAGTTCTATAGTTACTGTGAACGCACTTAGAGAAGAGGGCTCATGTACAGTTACAGATGTATTAGCAATTTTCTCTTACAATTTCGCAAAAGCCAGCACTCGATTTAAAGAGTCAAATGTTAACGCATATACAGTTACAAACATTCAAACTTTAACTGATGTTGCAGTCGAAATGGGTAAGATCACAAAGGAAGAACAAGAGATGGTTCTTTCATTTACCCGTGACGCAGAGGCTTGGCAGGCTCAGTGGGCATAG
- a CDS encoding dihydroorotate dehydrogenase electron transfer subunit yields MLQGMPKAAKILEKKQLNEQVYEYVVDISLGALPGQFVNMWIPGVDEKPFSVAYDDGHQMTFAIAVIGPFSKHLAENVKIGDKVGIRGPYGTVNRIPSNCNVATVAGGYGAAPLYFFAEACVKNGCKVDFIVGARNAGFLLYLDRASALDGVTVHIATDDGSEGHKGYCTQILEKLADEKEIKFIATCGPELMMQAVMKIAEPRGIDCDISVERYMKCGIGVCGNCSVDGTGEPSCINGPVMSLEHVKKLTDFGEYHRDSVGNKVYWRRAAK; encoded by the coding sequence ATGTTACAAGGAATGCCGAAAGCGGCAAAAATATTGGAGAAAAAACAACTTAACGAGCAAGTTTATGAATATGTTGTAGATATTTCGCTTGGAGCTTTGCCTGGGCAATTTGTAAATATGTGGATTCCAGGGGTGGATGAAAAACCTTTTTCCGTTGCATATGATGATGGCCATCAAATGACTTTTGCGATTGCGGTAATAGGACCTTTTTCAAAACATCTTGCTGAAAATGTAAAAATTGGAGATAAAGTAGGCATTCGTGGACCTTACGGGACTGTAAATAGGATTCCTTCTAATTGTAATGTTGCAACCGTTGCCGGTGGATATGGAGCGGCTCCGCTTTATTTTTTCGCCGAAGCATGTGTAAAAAACGGATGCAAAGTTGATTTTATAGTTGGTGCACGTAACGCAGGGTTTTTACTTTATCTTGATCGAGCTTCGGCCCTTGATGGAGTAACTGTGCATATTGCAACTGATGATGGGTCCGAGGGTCATAAGGGGTATTGCACTCAGATTTTAGAAAAACTAGCAGATGAAAAAGAGATAAAATTTATAGCAACTTGTGGGCCGGAGCTTATGATGCAGGCTGTTATGAAAATTGCAGAGCCTCGAGGTATTGATTGTGATATTTCAGTTGAGCGATATATGAAATGTGGGATTGGAGTTTGCGGAAATTGCTCTGTCGATGGCACTGGAGAACCGAGCTGTATAAATGGTCCAGTCATGAGTTTGGAGCATGTGAAAAAACTTACAGACTTTGGAGAGTATCACAGGGATAGTGTTGGGAATAAGGTGTATTGGCGAAGAGCGGCGAAGTAA
- a CDS encoding dihydroorotate dehydrogenase has translation MANLSIEFCGVKFRNPLVLASGVLGVTGDSLRYVIECGAGGVTSKSVWLEPHKGHANPVVIANENWMLNAVGLPDGGLEKAMDELGGFIKTGEAPLIVNIVGGKKSDFLAIADRINAINPQLIEVNMSCPNVENEFGKPFACSIMDAVDLTREVKKYFPNTPMSVKLSPNVPNIGEIARACEEAGADAITAINTVGPGMAIDIDLRAPILANKVGGLSGPAIHPIALKCVYDIYKSVKIPVIATGGVLTGRDAVAMMMAGGTLVGVGSATYYRGPEVFGMIANEMSEWCDENGVKDLTEIIGCIHRNA, from the coding sequence GTGGCAAACCTAAGCATTGAATTCTGCGGCGTAAAATTTCGGAACCCTCTGGTTCTTGCCTCGGGAGTTTTGGGCGTTACCGGGGATAGTCTTCGGTATGTGATTGAATGTGGGGCCGGTGGCGTAACTTCAAAATCCGTTTGGTTGGAGCCACACAAAGGTCATGCAAATCCGGTTGTGATAGCAAATGAAAATTGGATGCTCAATGCGGTTGGGCTTCCTGACGGTGGACTTGAAAAGGCCATGGATGAGCTTGGTGGGTTTATCAAAACCGGAGAAGCTCCGCTTATTGTAAATATAGTTGGAGGGAAGAAGTCAGATTTCTTGGCTATTGCAGATAGAATAAATGCGATAAATCCTCAATTAATTGAAGTAAATATGTCTTGTCCAAATGTGGAAAATGAATTTGGGAAACCTTTTGCATGTTCGATAATGGATGCAGTTGATTTAACTCGTGAAGTGAAAAAATATTTTCCAAATACTCCAATGTCTGTGAAGTTATCTCCAAATGTTCCGAATATTGGAGAGATTGCGCGCGCTTGCGAAGAGGCTGGCGCTGACGCAATTACTGCTATAAACACGGTTGGTCCTGGCATGGCGATAGATATAGATCTGCGCGCGCCAATACTTGCCAACAAAGTTGGCGGGCTATCCGGCCCGGCTATTCATCCAATTGCCCTCAAATGTGTATACGATATTTATAAATCTGTAAAAATTCCAGTTATTGCTACAGGTGGAGTACTGACTGGTCGTGACGCTGTCGCTATGATGATGGCTGGTGGAACGCTAGTTGGAGTAGGGTCTGCCACTTATTATCGTGGACCGGAAGTTTTTGGAATGATTGCAAATGAAATGAGTGAGTGGTGTGATGAAAATGGAGTTAAGGATCTGACTGAAATAATTGGTTGTATTCACAGAAATGCGTAG
- a CDS encoding histidine phosphatase family protein: MKIILVRHGQTFENVSGVMQGQDELLGRLTPLGVAQAEKLAERLASEKIDMIFSSDLNRAVKTAGAISQFHDVPFYVTSDLRERNYGALTGCLKEKLFEEIDSAGLTEVSLRPLDGENYHDVRIRGQKFLNRLLKEYPSKTVLMVAHGGYNRAFLSAALNVPLDEMFSISQGNTCVNIIEFDENGIGKEVLIDCTVHLD; this comes from the coding sequence ATGAAAATTATTTTAGTTAGACATGGGCAGACTTTTGAAAATGTGAGTGGAGTTATGCAGGGGCAGGATGAGTTACTTGGTCGATTGACGCCTCTTGGTGTTGCGCAGGCAGAGAAGCTTGCGGAGCGTTTGGCGAGTGAGAAAATTGATATGATTTTTAGTAGTGATCTCAATCGTGCGGTAAAAACTGCCGGAGCTATTTCGCAATTTCATGACGTGCCTTTTTATGTGACCTCTGATTTGCGGGAGCGTAATTATGGAGCGCTTACCGGATGTTTAAAAGAAAAGCTATTTGAAGAAATCGACAGTGCGGGTTTAACTGAAGTTTCATTGCGTCCGCTTGATGGTGAAAATTATCATGATGTTCGTATTCGTGGGCAAAAATTTCTAAATAGGTTGCTCAAAGAATATCCTAGCAAGACCGTGCTTATGGTTGCACATGGCGGATACAATAGAGCGTTTTTGAGTGCGGCACTTAACGTTCCGCTAGATGAAATGTTTTCTATTTCACAGGGGAATACTTGTGTGAATATTATTGAGTTCGATGAAAATGGAATCGGAAAGGAGGTATTGATTGATTGCACTGTTCATTTGGATTAG
- the pyrC gene encoding dihydroorotase — MTTLLSNVNIVTPKKTFQGHILIEDGKIAKIYKGGHEVMGEFDEEYNLEGMYVLPGVIDAHVHFRTPGHEYKEDWKTGSAAAIAGGVTTVLDMPNNNPPAISVEALDAKRSLINGKTRVNYGLYIGATPTNIEEIKKASNIAGVKIYMGSSTGDLLVDEHSVIEKIFESLPDILIAIHAESELMMKENLEKFKDSNDPSVHSKIRSCECAHIATKEAIHIGKKYGNRLHICHMSCESELDEVKKFKAAKSTEHDLRLSCEVTPHHLFLNTSDYDRLENYARMNPPLRHVTDNKALRKGLKDGSIDMIATDHAPHTKEEKERSYTEAPSGIPGVQTSLPLLLNEVNRGELNLQDVVRLMCENPARIFGIINKGVIEEGYDADLVIIDMDMEKEVKNREQFSKCGWSAFDGEKLKGWPVMTFVHGILVYDDGKVLDEFKGTEVKFAN, encoded by the coding sequence ATGACAACTCTTCTCTCAAATGTAAATATAGTCACCCCAAAGAAAACTTTTCAGGGGCATATTTTGATTGAGGATGGGAAGATTGCGAAAATTTACAAAGGTGGGCATGAGGTTATGGGTGAATTTGATGAAGAGTATAACCTTGAAGGTATGTATGTGTTGCCTGGAGTTATAGATGCGCATGTGCATTTTAGGACACCTGGGCATGAATATAAGGAGGATTGGAAAACCGGTTCGGCGGCGGCGATCGCCGGTGGCGTTACAACTGTGCTTGATATGCCAAACAATAATCCGCCTGCAATTTCAGTCGAAGCCTTGGATGCTAAAAGGAGTTTGATTAATGGTAAAACGCGAGTTAATTATGGTCTATATATAGGAGCTACGCCGACAAATATTGAAGAAATAAAAAAAGCTTCGAATATTGCCGGTGTAAAAATTTATATGGGGTCTTCGACCGGAGATTTGCTTGTTGATGAACATTCCGTTATTGAAAAAATATTCGAATCTTTGCCAGACATACTTATTGCTATCCATGCCGAGAGTGAACTTATGATGAAAGAGAATTTGGAAAAATTTAAAGACTCAAACGATCCAAGTGTGCACAGTAAAATTCGTTCTTGCGAATGCGCCCATATTGCTACCAAAGAAGCGATTCATATCGGTAAAAAATATGGAAATCGATTGCATATTTGCCATATGTCGTGCGAATCTGAGCTTGATGAAGTGAAAAAATTTAAAGCTGCTAAATCCACTGAACATGATCTTCGACTTAGTTGCGAAGTGACTCCACATCATTTGTTTTTAAATACTTCGGATTATGATAGGCTCGAAAATTATGCTCGTATGAACCCACCACTTCGCCATGTAACTGATAACAAAGCTTTGCGCAAAGGCTTGAAAGATGGCTCTATAGATATGATTGCGACTGACCATGCTCCACATACAAAAGAGGAAAAAGAGAGGTCTTACACAGAAGCTCCTTCCGGTATTCCCGGTGTTCAAACTTCTTTACCATTACTTCTCAATGAAGTGAATCGTGGAGAATTAAATCTTCAAGATGTTGTACGACTTATGTGTGAAAATCCTGCGAGGATTTTTGGGATTATAAATAAAGGTGTGATCGAAGAAGGTTATGATGCGGACCTGGTTATAATTGATATGGACATGGAAAAAGAAGTAAAAAACAGGGAGCAGTTTTCTAAATGTGGTTGGAGCGCATTTGATGGCGAAAAATTAAAAGGTTGGCCGGTGATGACTTTTGTACATGGTATACTCGTATACGATGATGGGAAAGTTTTGGATGAATTTAAGGGTACAGAAGTTAAGTTTGCAAATTAA
- a CDS encoding Fic family protein: MLFVTKKVINKKSYYYLQYGGRSLCLGDGVPHNIKDLLIGFFTKIGDDAIAKLNSAAVKTFAPKKLNEIEKMKCLFTLISSSELFTKEYADYLRQFIMQFAFNSNRSEGSKTKRNEFEKIAISNIRKPKNRTEREVLNSLAAIKFAFSDEMKWNLKSIRKIHSLLLHDLDDPLIVGKWKTENNVAPGEQPTAAPSQVKNEMKKLLEWFVENKKKIYPPLLAIEFYIRFESIHPFLDGNGRVGRILFNTILFHFNYAPIVFFSQNHKAHCSAITKATHGRSRNFRHQFLDQAKKTFNLIKII; the protein is encoded by the coding sequence ATGTTATTTGTCACGAAAAAAGTTATAAATAAAAAGAGCTATTACTACCTCCAATATGGGGGGCGTAGCTTATGCTTGGGAGATGGTGTCCCACATAATATCAAGGATTTGTTAATTGGATTTTTTACGAAAATAGGCGATGACGCGATTGCGAAATTAAACTCGGCCGCCGTAAAAACCTTTGCTCCAAAAAAACTCAATGAAATCGAAAAGATGAAATGCCTTTTTACGCTTATATCTTCGAGTGAGTTATTTACCAAAGAATATGCCGACTATCTTAGACAGTTTATAATGCAATTTGCTTTTAATTCCAATCGTTCGGAAGGGTCAAAGACCAAAAGAAACGAATTCGAAAAAATTGCAATAAGCAATATTCGAAAACCAAAAAATCGCACGGAGAGGGAGGTTCTGAATTCGCTTGCGGCTATCAAATTCGCATTCTCCGATGAAATGAAATGGAATCTCAAGAGCATCCGAAAAATACATTCTTTACTATTGCATGATCTGGACGATCCGCTTATTGTCGGCAAATGGAAGACTGAAAACAATGTAGCTCCCGGAGAGCAACCGACAGCTGCGCCATCACAAGTGAAAAATGAAATGAAAAAATTACTGGAGTGGTTCGTGGAAAATAAAAAGAAAATTTACCCTCCTCTCCTTGCCATAGAATTTTATATTCGTTTCGAATCCATCCATCCTTTTCTTGACGGCAATGGAAGGGTCGGAAGAATTCTTTTCAATACGATTTTATTCCACTTCAACTACGCACCAATAGTATTTTTTAGTCAAAATCATAAGGCTCACTGTAGCGCCATTACAAAGGCTACTCATGGAAGATCGCGAAATTTCCGACACCAGTTTTTGGATCAAGCCAAAAAAACATTTAACTTGATTAAAATCATATGA